From the Mycoplasmatota bacterium genome, one window contains:
- a CDS encoding ATP-binding cassette domain-containing protein — protein MININHLTYQYLDNQPVLSNLNLKLARNDKISIIGRSGCGKTTLLLLLAGLLKPTDGEIEIDGEPLHDVRSKTGIIFQTGGLFPWKTVYGNCALGLKARNISKKHIDLKINQVLDQLEISHLKNKYIKDLSGGEKQRAAIARTLVLDSDILLFDEPSSSLDAFTKENFQDLLLNIYKQYELCSVIVTHDIEEAVYLGQKIIVMKDGQIVEEINNDSLFGDKDARKSIAFYEKCIEVRKRLE, from the coding sequence ATGATAAATATTAATCATTTAACTTATCAGTATTTGGATAATCAACCTGTATTAAGTAATTTAAATCTTAAACTAGCTAGAAATGATAAAATAAGCATTATTGGTCGATCAGGTTGTGGAAAAACCACTTTATTACTATTATTAGCTGGTTTATTAAAACCAACTGATGGTGAAATTGAAATAGATGGAGAACCTTTACATGATGTTAGAAGTAAAACAGGTATCATCTTTCAAACTGGTGGTTTATTCCCTTGGAAGACCGTCTATGGAAATTGTGCATTAGGACTAAAAGCAAGAAATATATCAAAAAAACATATAGATTTAAAAATAAATCAAGTATTAGATCAACTTGAAATAAGTCACTTGAAAAATAAATATATTAAGGATCTTAGTGGTGGAGAAAAACAACGTGCAGCGATTGCTAGAACGCTTGTTTTGGATTCTGATATTTTATTATTTGATGAACCATCTTCTTCTTTAGATGCTTTCACAAAGGAGAATTTTCAAGATTTATTATTAAATATTTATAAACAGTATGAATTGTGTTCTGTTATTGTCACACATGATATCGAAGAAGCAGTTTATTTGGGTCAAAAAATCATCGTCATGAAAGATGGACAAATCGTTGAGGAAATTAATAATGATTCATTGTTTGGGGATAAAGACGCTAGAAAATCAATTGCATTTTACGAAAAATGTATAGAAGTTAGAAAAAGATTGGAGTAA
- a CDS encoding ABC transporter permease subunit gives MKKSIGLIIIILIWYLFSIVFPQQIPYPQDVIINFFKIFKTHLLIPTKESVTLLFTGLLLSIIVGVHIGILMGLSKRANQMLDPVVYAIYPIPKSTLVQVLIVIFASMFWMKTTLIFIIVVFPVIITVKDAIKNIPKEVFYHAKSLSLNNKDMYKEILIPAILPNLLSTTRISIGTSIAVLYLSETRGIGSGLGYFIDNSIHTSNLNMFTGIFLLSLIGYVLFVVIDILEHKLCKWI, from the coding sequence ATGAAAAAAAGTATTGGGTTAATTATTATTATTTTAATTTGGTATTTATTTTCGATTGTTTTCCCTCAACAAATTCCTTATCCACAGGATGTTATCATTAATTTTTTTAAAATATTTAAAACGCATTTATTAATACCAACAAAAGAATCAGTAACCCTTTTATTTACTGGATTATTACTGTCTATCATAGTAGGTGTTCATATTGGAATATTAATGGGATTATCTAAACGAGCGAATCAAATGCTTGATCCTGTGGTATATGCCATCTATCCAATTCCTAAATCAACTTTGGTACAAGTACTTATTGTCATCTTTGCTTCAATGTTTTGGATGAAGACAACATTAATATTTATAATTGTTGTATTTCCAGTTATTATCACTGTTAAGGATGCGATTAAAAATATTCCTAAAGAAGTTTTTTATCATGCAAAAAGTCTTTCGTTAAATAATAAGGATATGTATAAAGAGATATTGATTCCAGCAATTTTACCAAATTTGTTATCAACAACAAGAATAAGTATTGGAACTTCAATTGCTGTATTATATTTAAGTGAGACTCGTGGAATTGGGAGCGGATTAGGTTATTTTATCGATAATAGTATCCACACAAGTAACTTAAATATGTTTACTGGTATCTTTTTGCTAAGTTTAATTGGTTATGTATTATTTGTAGTAATTGACATTTTAGAACACAAATTATGTAAATGGATTTAA
- a CDS encoding leucyl aminopeptidase, whose translation MKEYISNLKLETETKAIVMGIHDENQNRIIEPIINNLSERKEIYRFGEITVFYPIDQFKTKKFIFIGLGKKEKYYLQDIQSLFSKIAKAIDCDTVIDIDSFQCLESNIHLLCEKAVETIDLVNYRFNDYKTNNVKEESFEISIYSKEDVSQAILTGSIYARGTNSARNLVNEPRNKMTPSILADYAKDLAKEHNLSCDIYNKKEIEALGMGAFLAVNQGSKEEAKLIHLKYRNAENDPVTALIGKGLTYDSGGYSLKPKNGMAGMKSDMGGAASVLGAIEIIARKQMKVNVDVIIAATENLINSEAIVPDDVIVTMNGKTIEVLNTDAEGRLTLVDAVTYAKENNASKIIDVATLTGGVVTALGTDITGAFTNNNDLLSEIKETSVKAGEAIWQLPVDAFREKCKKSDVADYNNSPGREGHASFGAAIIAEFAEETPWVHLDIAGTCTKKASHLLGPSGATGVIVRTLAKIFE comes from the coding sequence TTGAAAGAATATATTAGTAATTTAAAATTAGAAACTGAAACAAAGGCAATTGTAATGGGGATTCATGATGAAAATCAAAATAGAATAATTGAACCCATTATTAATAATTTAAGTGAAAGAAAAGAAATATACCGTTTTGGAGAAATAACAGTTTTTTATCCAATTGATCAATTTAAAACAAAGAAGTTCATTTTTATTGGTTTAGGTAAAAAAGAAAAGTATTATCTTCAAGATATTCAAAGCTTGTTTTCTAAAATTGCGAAAGCAATTGATTGTGATACAGTAATTGATATAGATTCTTTTCAATGTTTAGAAAGTAATATTCATTTATTATGTGAAAAAGCAGTAGAAACGATTGATTTAGTCAATTATCGTTTTAATGACTATAAAACTAATAATGTTAAGGAAGAAAGTTTTGAGATTAGCATTTATAGTAAAGAGGACGTATCTCAAGCGATTTTAACAGGTAGTATTTATGCTAGAGGGACAAATAGTGCTAGAAACCTTGTAAATGAACCAAGAAATAAAATGACGCCTTCAATTTTAGCAGATTATGCGAAAGATTTAGCAAAAGAACATAACTTATCATGTGATATTTATAATAAAAAAGAGATTGAAGCATTAGGTATGGGTGCTTTCTTAGCTGTAAATCAGGGATCTAAAGAAGAAGCAAAGTTAATTCATTTAAAATATCGTAATGCAGAAAATGATCCTGTAACTGCCTTGATAGGTAAAGGACTTACTTATGATTCTGGTGGTTATTCTCTTAAACCTAAAAACGGAATGGCTGGAATGAAATCAGATATGGGGGGTGCTGCCTCTGTATTAGGAGCAATTGAGATTATTGCCCGTAAACAAATGAAAGTCAATGTTGATGTAATTATTGCAGCCACAGAAAATCTGATCAATAGTGAAGCAATTGTTCCAGATGATGTTATTGTAACAATGAATGGTAAAACAATAGAAGTATTAAATACAGATGCTGAAGGAAGACTAACACTAGTAGATGCAGTAACATATGCAAAAGAAAATAATGCAAGTAAAATTATTGATGTAGCAACCTTAACAGGTGGAGTAGTAACAGCACTTGGAACAGATATTACAGGTGCATTTACAAACAATAATGACTTACTCAGTGAAATAAAAGAGACATCTGTTAAAGCAGGAGAGGCAATTTGGCAATTACCAGTTGATGCATTTAGAGAAAAATGTAAAAAAAGTGATGTAGCAGATTATAATAACTCGCCTGGACGTGAAGGACACGCTTCATTTGGTGCTGCTATTATCGCAGAATTTGCTGAGGAGACACCTTGGGTGCATTTAGATATCGCAGGGACTTGTACTAAAAAAGCTTCTCATTTGTTAGGACCATCTGGTGCTACAGGAGTAATCGTTAGAACATTAGCGAAAATATTTGAATAA
- a CDS encoding ABC transporter substrate-binding protein gives MKKLITLLFSIALLVGITGCKKEKTESLHIGLMKSLLSVPYYYAQEQGIFEKYGVDVKLELYNSAKDRDAAFKGNKINGVSTDLVAALLYLNSGKDIVITSQTEEKFRLVTRKDYGVTSVEDIQKAKIGLSENTVIDYLVDYVMKENNITLVEQNNIDENNQDKVYARIPIPVVPDRFSLLKEGKIDMAIIPEPFPSLMIAEGGVELWNNIDEDLYVTCFVVDKNFAESNYEMIKNMNLALNEAIKEMMEGSYEDYKHIITDPAHVLIPEKSLGIVEQQVFHPLKNPSQDTFEDVLAWCKEKNIISKDYQLKEILFPYQLEDQ, from the coding sequence ATGAAAAAACTAATAACATTATTATTTTCCATCGCATTATTAGTTGGAATAACAGGATGCAAAAAGGAAAAAACAGAGTCACTACATATAGGGTTAATGAAAAGTTTATTATCTGTACCTTATTATTATGCACAAGAACAAGGTATCTTTGAGAAATATGGTGTTGATGTTAAATTAGAACTCTATAATAGTGCTAAAGATAGAGATGCAGCATTTAAAGGAAATAAAATAAATGGAGTAAGTACTGATTTAGTCGCAGCGTTATTGTATTTAAATTCAGGTAAAGATATTGTGATTACTTCCCAAACAGAAGAGAAATTCAGACTAGTCACAAGAAAAGATTATGGTGTAACATCTGTTGAGGATATTCAAAAAGCAAAAATTGGATTATCTGAAAATACAGTAATTGATTATTTAGTTGACTATGTTATGAAAGAAAACAATATTACATTAGTTGAGCAAAATAACATTGATGAAAATAATCAAGATAAGGTTTATGCTAGAATTCCAATTCCAGTTGTACCTGATCGTTTTTCCTTATTAAAAGAAGGAAAAATCGATATGGCAATCATTCCAGAACCATTTCCTTCTTTAATGATTGCTGAAGGTGGCGTTGAATTATGGAATAATATAGATGAAGATTTATATGTTACATGCTTTGTTGTTGATAAGAATTTCGCTGAAAGTAATTATGAAATGATTAAAAACATGAATTTAGCACTAAATGAAGCTATTAAAGAGATGATGGAAGGAAGTTATGAAGATTACAAACATATTATTACCGATCCTGCCCATGTCTTAATTCCTGAAAAAAGTTTAGGAATTGTTGAACAACAAGTTTTTCATCCACTAAAAAATCCAAGCCAAGATACATTTGAGGATGTACTTGCATGGTGTAAAGAAAAAAATATAATCAGCAAAGATTATCAATTAAAAGAAATTTTATTCCCGTATCAATTAGAAGATCAATAA
- the ubiA gene encoding putative 4-hydroxybenzoate polyprenyltransferase gives MVLMKRITKRIYLYGEMVMFSHTLFSLPFALITMFIAANGLPEIKIIIYGLIALVGARTGANAFNRYADRLIDAKNPRTESRHISSGQIKSMESILVTILSYLVYFYAASQINEICFYLSPIPILFFTIYPYTKRFTSYCHLFLGIACAFAVLGAWMAVTNELFFITFNSKTIPIAFVDINIIPIILFVAVALWNAGFDTIYGTQDITFDRENKIYSIPAKFGLEKALLIAKIFHLLMILLLLSLVFVVPQLSLIYLIGIFISSILLLFEHKIVNPHNSILMKLASYKLNQLISISIFTFTCLDIFLF, from the coding sequence ATGGTTTTAATGAAGAGAATAACTAAAAGAATTTATTTATATGGAGAAATGGTGATGTTCAGTCACACCTTGTTTTCACTTCCATTTGCCTTAATTACAATGTTTATTGCCGCAAATGGACTACCAGAAATCAAAATCATCATTTATGGTTTAATCGCATTAGTTGGTGCAAGAACAGGAGCCAATGCTTTTAATCGCTATGCAGATAGACTAATTGATGCTAAAAACCCACGAACCGAATCTAGACATATTTCAAGTGGGCAAATAAAAAGTATGGAATCTATTTTAGTAACTATATTATCTTATTTAGTATACTTTTATGCAGCATCTCAGATAAATGAAATATGTTTTTATTTATCCCCAATCCCAATTCTCTTTTTTACCATATATCCATATACTAAACGCTTTACGTCCTATTGTCATTTATTCCTAGGTATCGCTTGTGCTTTTGCAGTTTTAGGTGCATGGATGGCAGTAACAAATGAACTCTTTTTTATCACCTTTAATTCAAAAACAATTCCCATTGCTTTTGTTGATATTAATATTATTCCAATCATTTTATTTGTTGCCGTAGCATTATGGAATGCTGGTTTTGATACTATTTATGGTACTCAAGATATTACCTTTGATCGTGAAAACAAAATTTATTCTATTCCTGCAAAATTCGGATTAGAAAAAGCACTACTAATAGCGAAAATATTTCATTTACTAATGATTTTACTATTACTATCTCTAGTCTTTGTTGTTCCTCAACTGTCATTAATTTATCTTATAGGAATATTTATCAGTTCAATATTATTATTATTTGAACATAAAATCGTAAATCCACATAATAGTATTTTAATGAAATTAGCTTCATATAAACTTAATCAGTTGATTAGTATTTCAATTTTTACTTTTACTTGCCTTGATATTTTCTTATTCTAG
- the ltrA gene encoding group II intron reverse transcriptase/maturase produces the protein MENLLELILSNCNLNEAIARVVKNKGAAGIDGMNVEQGRLHFMKHGDEIKRAIRNRKYKPNPVRRVEIPKPDGGVRLLGIPTVIDRIIQQAINQVLSPIFEKQFSDSSFGFRPNRGCHMAIERSLMYLNDGYKVIVDTDLEKFFDKVNHDKLMQILSLTIKDSDLMSLIRKYLVSGIMINGVVIDSEEGTPQGGPLSPLLSNIMLNELDKELTKRGLRFVRYADDCNIYVKSIRAGQRVMESITNFIEKKLKLKVNQSKSKVDYYNKGIKFLGFGFYYNPRHRQVRIKVHPKSIKRIKEKIKKLTSRRWSISLDYRLLKIKQLITGWVNYYKVADMKWLLMKLDEQIRFRVRMCIWKAWKRIGKRFKSLKKLGASRQKAWEYANSRKSYARIAHSFILTTTITNKRLEHRGLISMTEYYLSVR, from the coding sequence ATGGAAAATCTTCTAGAATTAATCTTAAGTAACTGCAATTTAAATGAAGCCATCGCTAGAGTAGTGAAGAATAAAGGTGCTGCTGGAATTGATGGGATGAATGTTGAACAAGGAAGATTACATTTTATGAAACATGGTGATGAAATTAAAAGAGCCATAAGAAATAGAAAGTATAAACCTAACCCCGTTAGGAGAGTAGAAATACCAAAACCTGATGGTGGGGTAAGACTACTAGGAATACCAACGGTTATAGATAGAATCATTCAACAAGCCATTAATCAAGTGCTATCACCAATATTTGAGAAACAATTTAGTGACTCTAGTTTTGGATTTAGACCAAATCGAGGTTGTCATATGGCAATTGAGAGAAGTTTAATGTATTTAAATGATGGTTACAAAGTAATAGTTGATACGGATTTAGAGAAATTCTTTGATAAGGTTAACCATGATAAACTCATGCAAATATTATCTTTAACAATTAAAGATAGTGATTTAATGAGTTTGATAAGGAAATATCTAGTTAGTGGTATCATGATAAATGGAGTCGTAATAGATAGTGAGGAAGGAACACCACAAGGAGGACCATTAAGTCCATTATTATCAAATATCATGCTTAATGAACTAGATAAAGAGTTAACTAAAAGAGGATTAAGATTTGTACGATATGCCGATGACTGTAATATATATGTAAAAAGTATACGTGCAGGACAAAGAGTAATGGAGAGTATAACTAACTTTATTGAAAAGAAGTTAAAACTCAAAGTTAATCAGAGTAAAAGCAAAGTAGATTACTATAATAAAGGAATCAAATTTTTAGGCTTTGGCTTTTACTACAATCCCAGGCACAGACAAGTTAGAATCAAAGTACATCCAAAATCAATTAAAAGAATAAAAGAAAAGATTAAGAAATTAACATCTAGAAGATGGAGTATCAGTTTAGATTATCGGTTACTCAAAATAAAACAACTTATAACAGGTTGGGTTAATTATTATAAAGTAGCCGATATGAAATGGTTATTGATGAAATTAGATGAACAAATAAGATTTCGTGTAAGAATGTGTATTTGGAAAGCATGGAAAAGGATTGGGAAACGATTTAAATCCCTAAAGAAACTAGGTGCAAGTCGTCAAAAGGCTTGGGAATACGCAAACAGTAGAAAAAGCTATGCGCGAATCGCACATAGCTTTATCTTAACAACTACGATTACAAATAAAAGATTAGAACATCGTGGTCTAATATCAATGACCGAATATTATTTATCTGTTAGATAA
- a CDS encoding menaquinone biosynthesis decarboxylase: MAYSDLQSYMKKLQSLDQLIEINEEVSRDLEITEIANRIMKSTTQNKALLFNHIKNSPYPLLINAFGSLERMSLALEVDNLESIAKDINDFIDISNYKTLPKQIKSLPKLLRLYFSFPHKVKKAACHEVIEEPDLDKIPIIKCWPEDGGRFFTLPLVITKDPETNQQNMGMYRMQVYDKKTTGMHWHWHKDGREIYDKYRKLGMSKMPVSVVVGSDPATVYASTAPLPKMVDEMMFASFLRRRSLPIVKCITNDLYVPANSEFVFEGYVDINEDTRLEGPFGDHTGYYSLPDFYPVFHIEKITRKRNPIYHATIVGIPPMEDCYMALATEEIFLPLMQMPVPEIVDLHLPFEGVFHNCAITSIKKQYPKHAHKVMNSFWGTGQMMYQKFVCTVDADKNIKDYQDIFWTVIDTVNLDEDIVITEGPLDALDHSSKNAFFGSRLGIDATTKFNEESSYDLSNEKKYLFYKHLEKEELLKILNTQFNFILDIRLPQNNDDFKLLVIQINKSNDQQVKELYNYLRKSPQLQQFKWISIFDQYTNIYKDWQCFWRLFNNIDANRDLYFNEIVINSISFKVVTIDATRKLPSENGNRQWPNDIIMTDDIKNKVDLKWLKYGFNEENN; this comes from the coding sequence ATGGCTTATAGTGATTTACAATCATATATGAAAAAATTACAATCCTTAGATCAACTCATTGAAATCAATGAAGAGGTGAGTCGTGATTTAGAAATAACAGAAATAGCGAATCGAATTATGAAATCAACCACGCAAAACAAAGCATTATTATTTAATCATATTAAAAACTCACCCTATCCATTATTAATCAATGCTTTTGGTTCTTTAGAGCGAATGTCATTAGCACTAGAGGTAGATAATCTTGAATCCATCGCAAAAGATATCAATGATTTTATTGATATATCTAACTACAAAACACTACCTAAACAAATTAAATCATTACCTAAATTGTTAAGACTTTATTTCTCTTTTCCACATAAAGTGAAAAAAGCAGCTTGTCATGAAGTGATTGAAGAACCTGATTTAGATAAAATTCCCATTATAAAATGTTGGCCAGAAGATGGTGGACGATTCTTTACTTTACCACTTGTTATCACAAAGGATCCTGAAACAAATCAACAAAACATGGGGATGTATCGTATGCAAGTATACGATAAAAAAACAACTGGGATGCATTGGCATTGGCACAAAGATGGAAGAGAAATTTATGATAAATATCGCAAGTTAGGAATGAGTAAGATGCCTGTTAGCGTCGTAGTAGGTTCAGACCCAGCTACAGTGTATGCTTCAACTGCTCCATTACCAAAAATGGTCGATGAAATGATGTTTGCATCTTTCCTACGTAGAAGGTCTCTCCCTATTGTAAAATGTATTACCAATGATTTATATGTACCAGCAAATAGCGAATTTGTCTTTGAAGGATATGTCGATATTAATGAAGATACCCGATTAGAGGGACCTTTTGGTGATCATACTGGTTACTATTCATTACCTGATTTTTATCCTGTTTTCCATATTGAAAAAATTACACGTAAAAGAAATCCCATCTACCATGCAACAATTGTGGGGATTCCACCTATGGAAGATTGCTATATGGCACTAGCAACAGAGGAAATATTCTTACCATTAATGCAAATGCCTGTCCCAGAAATCGTTGATTTACATCTGCCTTTTGAAGGTGTTTTCCACAATTGTGCGATTACATCAATTAAAAAACAATATCCAAAGCATGCCCATAAAGTCATGAATTCTTTTTGGGGTACAGGACAGATGATGTATCAAAAATTTGTTTGTACCGTTGATGCTGATAAAAATATAAAAGATTATCAAGACATCTTCTGGACTGTGATTGATACAGTCAATTTAGATGAAGATATCGTGATTACTGAAGGTCCATTAGATGCCTTAGATCATTCATCAAAAAATGCTTTTTTTGGTTCACGATTGGGAATTGATGCAACGACTAAATTTAACGAAGAATCTTCGTATGATTTATCTAATGAAAAAAAATATTTATTTTACAAACACTTAGAAAAAGAAGAGTTATTGAAAATTTTAAATACACAATTTAATTTTATTCTAGACATCCGCTTACCCCAAAATAACGATGATTTTAAATTGTTAGTGATTCAAATTAATAAATCTAACGATCAACAGGTAAAAGAACTTTATAACTATTTACGAAAAAGTCCACAATTACAACAGTTTAAATGGATTAGTATTTTTGATCAATATACTAATATATATAAAGATTGGCAATGTTTTTGGCGATTATTTAACAATATTGATGCTAATCGTGATTTATACTTTAATGAAATTGTTATTAACTCTATTTCTTTTAAAGTTGTTACAATCGATGCAACTAGAAAATTGCCTAGTGAAAATGGAAATAGACAATGGCCTAATGATATTATTATGACTGATGATATAAAAAATAAAGTAGATTTGAAGTGGTTAAAATATGGTTTTAATGAAGAGAATAACTAA
- a CDS encoding aspartate aminotransferase family protein, translating into MPCSYHFYQNPPQIVKALMQYYYDEKNNPYLDFFGGVSVANCGHCNPEITKVTIEQLQTLQHTTTIYLTQPMYDLAEKLAEVMPGDIKRSFFCNSGSEANEGAMLLARLYTQKKEFIYLEGGLHGRTFLTTNVTGISMWRGDPFLDENNFHMVKRPWDINLDIEEAAKISLQEIRHLLESRGDKIAGFIAEPIQGNGGIIIPPKWYFKEVKKLCKKYHVLMIVDEVQTGFARTGKMFAIEHFDVVPDIMVVAKALGNGIPISAFCSTDEIANVFTKPSASTLGGNAVSSKTAIAVLDYIEKHQLISHAEKMGSILKNKLVILKKKFPLIKEVRGKGLMIGAELREIDGSEASDKTDIILEKMKDRGIMIGKNGFGRNVLAFQPPLIITEENIEYLISSFESVLKEIK; encoded by the coding sequence ATGCCATGTTCCTATCATTTTTATCAAAACCCACCACAAATAGTAAAAGCATTAATGCAGTATTATTATGATGAGAAAAACAATCCTTATCTTGATTTTTTTGGAGGAGTTTCTGTTGCTAATTGTGGTCATTGTAACCCAGAAATAACAAAAGTGACAATCGAACAATTACAAACTTTACAACATACAACAACCATTTATTTAACTCAACCAATGTATGATTTAGCTGAAAAATTAGCTGAAGTAATGCCAGGAGACATTAAGAGAAGTTTCTTTTGTAACTCTGGAAGTGAGGCTAATGAAGGGGCTATGTTATTAGCTCGTCTATACACTCAAAAGAAAGAGTTTATCTATCTAGAAGGTGGATTACATGGTAGAACATTTTTAACAACAAATGTAACGGGTATTTCGATGTGGAGAGGTGATCCATTTTTAGATGAAAATAATTTTCATATGGTAAAAAGACCATGGGATATAAATTTAGACATTGAAGAAGCTGCTAAGATATCACTGCAAGAAATTAGACATTTATTGGAAAGTAGAGGAGATAAAATCGCTGGATTTATCGCTGAACCGATTCAAGGTAATGGTGGAATTATTATTCCTCCTAAGTGGTATTTTAAGGAAGTTAAGAAATTATGTAAAAAATATCATGTATTAATGATTGTAGATGAAGTACAAACAGGATTTGCTCGTACAGGTAAAATGTTTGCGATTGAACATTTTGATGTTGTTCCTGATATAATGGTGGTTGCCAAAGCATTAGGAAATGGGATTCCAATAAGCGCATTTTGTTCAACTGATGAAATAGCTAATGTGTTTACAAAACCTTCAGCATCAACATTAGGAGGAAATGCTGTGTCATCAAAAACAGCAATTGCAGTACTTGATTATATTGAAAAACATCAATTAATTAGTCATGCTGAAAAAATGGGAAGTATATTAAAAAATAAACTAGTAATATTAAAAAAAAAATTCCCACTAATTAAAGAAGTACGAGGGAAAGGATTAATGATTGGGGCTGAGTTAAGAGAAATAGATGGCAGTGAAGCTAGTGATAAAACAGATATCATTTTAGAAAAAATGAAAGACAGAGGAATTATGATAGGGAAGAATGGTTTTGGTCGAAATGTACTAGCTTTCCAACCCCCACTGATCATTACAGAAGAAAATATAGAATATCTAATCAGTAGTTTTGAAAGTGTTCTAAAAGAAATAAAGTAA
- a CDS encoding ABC transporter ATP-binding protein, which translates to MLEIKELTKRYGEKLAVNKINFSVKPGEIFGFLGPNGAGKTTTIKMIVGLLKPDEGQILINGFNNQVDILEAKYQFCYVPDNPEVFEKITGYDYLQFMCDVFKVPFEEREEKINNYLEKLMLKDDVNGFISGYSHGMKQKIVIIGALIANPKVLILDEPMVGLDPKAQHTVKELLAEHCSRGNSVFFSTHVLEVAEKVCDRVAIINKGDIIALGTLEEIRSKIGKEESLENIFLELTE; encoded by the coding sequence ATGTTAGAAATTAAAGAGTTAACTAAACGTTATGGTGAAAAATTAGCTGTTAATAAAATTAATTTTTCAGTAAAACCAGGTGAAATCTTTGGTTTTTTAGGACCGAATGGTGCCGGAAAGACAACAACTATTAAAATGATTGTTGGATTACTAAAACCAGATGAAGGACAAATTCTTATTAATGGGTTTAATAATCAAGTTGACATTTTAGAAGCTAAATATCAATTTTGTTATGTGCCTGATAATCCAGAAGTATTTGAAAAAATAACTGGATATGATTACTTACAATTTATGTGTGATGTATTTAAAGTACCATTCGAAGAAAGAGAAGAAAAAATAAACAACTATTTAGAAAAATTAATGTTAAAAGACGATGTAAATGGATTTATTTCTGGATATTCACATGGGATGAAACAAAAAATTGTTATAATAGGTGCTTTAATCGCTAATCCGAAAGTTTTGATTTTAGATGAACCAATGGTAGGATTAGATCCAAAAGCGCAACATACTGTTAAAGAATTATTAGCTGAACATTGTAGTCGTGGAAACAGTGTGTTTTTCTCAACACATGTTTTAGAAGTTGCAGAAAAAGTGTGTGATAGAGTTGCTATTATTAATAAAGGAGATATCATTGCTTTAGGAACATTAGAGGAGATTCGTTCAAAAATAGGAAAAGAAGAATCTCTTGAAAATATCTTCTTGGAGTTGACTGAATAA
- a CDS encoding UbiX family flavin prenyltransferase, producing MKKIIIGLTGATGSVFFKKLLEILILEKCEIYVVATKTGEEVFEYEIKNDFKKYIESLNYQHLHLCPINDMFNKIASGSFQVDGMIILPCSMGTIGKIANGTSDHLLIRACDVQLKEKRKVLIAFREAPLSSIHLNNLLTLQQAGAIIFPLVPAFYHHPKDLDEVINQIVFRILSYFDVSTEDKIVWEGI from the coding sequence ATGAAAAAAATTATTATCGGTTTAACAGGTGCAACAGGTTCTGTTTTCTTTAAAAAATTGCTTGAAATATTGATACTAGAAAAGTGTGAAATTTATGTAGTAGCTACAAAAACAGGTGAAGAAGTATTTGAATATGAAATTAAAAATGACTTTAAAAAATATATTGAGTCACTTAATTATCAACATCTACACTTATGCCCAATTAATGATATGTTCAATAAAATAGCTAGTGGTTCCTTTCAAGTTGATGGGATGATTATCTTACCATGTAGTATGGGAACTATCGGAAAAATTGCGAATGGTACAAGTGATCATCTATTGATTAGAGCATGTGATGTTCAATTAAAAGAAAAAAGAAAAGTACTCATCGCCTTCCGTGAAGCACCTTTATCTTCTATACATCTTAATAATTTATTAACTTTACAACAAGCAGGTGCTATTATTTTTCCATTAGTTCCAGCATTTTATCATCACCCTAAAGATTTAGATGAAGTCATCAATCAAATTGTTTTCCGTATACTATCCTATTTTGATGTTTCAACAGAGGATAAAATAGTCTGGGAAGGCATATAA